A single window of Kwoniella dejecticola CBS 10117 chromosome 8, complete sequence DNA harbors:
- a CDS encoding pyrroline-5-carboxylate reductase, protein MGYTLAVLGCGTMGIAILSGVLSSLEARLSTPLGSQKTHSGDSEPPSGISTPTASQFLDAPEESLPSRFIATVGREETGRKLKKTFEALGRFGGDVEVRAGKGNVDTVQEADVILVCSKPNIAKTILSEPGMAEAIKGKLVISICAGVTISQLVSWVPEGTTVVRAMPNTPCKIREGMTVVTPLSDPLSRTLILNIFTSCGRCRFLDEKYFDACTAVAGSGPAFVALVLEAMADGGVMMGLPRVEALELAAQTLQGTGRMALYAGLHPAQLKDSVTTPGGCTIAGLLTLEDGRVRSTMARAIQVATNHASGLGQDPKK, encoded by the exons ATGGGATACACTCTAGCCGTCCTAG GATGCGGTACAATGGGAATAGCCATCCTCTCCGGTGTCTTATCATCCCTCGAAGCCAGATTATCCACACCTCTAGGCAGCCAGAAAACCCATTCAGGCGACTCTGAACCTCCTTCAGGAATCTCTACACCTACCGCGAGCCAGTTTCTCGATGCCCCAGAAGAGAGCCTCCCCTCGAGGTTCATCGCGACGgtaggaagggaagagacgGGGcgcaagctgaagaagaccTTCGAAGCCCTCGGTAGATTCGGGGGTGATGTAGAAGTCAGAGCTGGGAAGGGCAATGTCGATACGGTCCAAGAGGCGGATGTGATTTTAGTCTG CTCCAAACCCAATATCGCCAAGACCATCTTATCAGAGCCCGGCATGGCAGAAGCAATCAAGGGCAAATTAGTCATCTCCATCTGTGCCGGAGTCACCATCTCTCAACTCGTCTCTTGGGTTCCAGAAGGCACTACCGTTGTCCGAGCGATGCCCAATACTCCTTGTAAG ATAAGAGAAGGCATGACAGTCGTCACTCCCTTATCTGATCCCCTCTCACGCACGCTCATCCTGAACATCTTCACTTCATGCGGCAGATGTCGGTTCTTAGATGAGAAATACTTCGACGCCTGTACGGCCGTCGCTGGATCCGGACCTGCGTTCGTCGCGTTGGTTTTGGAAGCCATGGCGGACGGAGGGGTCATGATGGGTTTACCAAGAGTTGAAGCGTTGGAGTTAGCTGCTcaga CCCTTCAAGGAACAGGTAGGATGGCACTTTATGCCGGTCTGCATCCTGCCCAACTGAAAGATAGCGTTACCA CCCCAGGAGGATGTACGATTGCGGGTCTGTTGACGCTGGAAGACGGGAGAGTGAGGTCGACGATGGCAAGAGCGATTCAAGTGGCTACCAACCA TGCTTCTGGATTAGGTCAAGACCCCAAGAAATAA
- a CDS encoding nicotinate (nicotinamide) nucleotide adenylyltransferase, with protein MAANGFKSPAPVLPGLGLHSFHADSPPFAGAATSEHGDPEYLTLESSQTLPSSSPHDDSQLSPLRSQFQHNLDFNPIPSSSSSATIRPNLNMNAPIPQRVPIHRSRSSANSNPRSESTEEDVPLAPGSARSKRLLSGYLFGNPPTQTPQDGNGDNVARTRSPSEDSEEDGKYPLPSPPIQGAEAEDDSPPLTEAFKSYSSPNPNAQGLSRDPRSLSATSSMSLSAASGANARLQQNASPEDRPASSIEATASGSGLEANSVGVTNQTGINKINSNPEENDGTSSASNPRSRQISGTSTNADDALSGLNDGEADLDLSAPQAEDGGSGAYLRGEVEYSFPRHRLRKTMKDESKIPLVIVACGSFSPPTYLHLRMFEMAKDEIIESQTYEIMAGYYSPVSSYYKKSGLAPANHRVKMCELGVEHTSTWLMVDPWEAGQPEYQRTAIVLDHFDEMLNGGKNGEGGVIRSDGKKRRYKIMLLAGGDLIESFGEPGVWSEPDLHIILGRFGCLIVERAGSDVWAFLLSHDILYHHRRNVIVIKQLIYNDISSTKVRLFVRRGMSIKYLLPNSVIQYIYDNKLYRFTDVKATIG; from the exons ATGGCTGCAAACGGGTTCAAATCACCCGCACCGGTCTTGCCTGGATTGGGATTACATAGCTTCCATGCGGATTC ACCACCTTTCGCAGGGGCAGCTACTTCAGAACATGGTGATCCAGAATACCTGACCCTCGAATCCAGTCAGACcctcccttcctcttctccgcaCGATGACTCCCAATTATCTCCACTCCGCAGTCAATTTCAGCACAACCTCGACTTCAATCCCAtaccctcttcgtccagtaGCGCAACTATCCGTCCCAACCTCAATATGAATGCTCCCATCCCTCAACGAGTGCCCATCCACAGATCACGATCAAGCGCCAACTCCAATCCGCGCTCCGAGTCCACAGAGGAGGATGTCCCGCTAGCTCCGGGCTCAGCAAGATCGAAGAGGCTGTTGAGCGGATATTTATTCGGTAATCCGCCAACCCAGACACCTCAAGATGGTAATGGCGACAATGTTGCAAGGACCAGATCACCGAGCGAGGattccgaagaagatggcaaATACCCtttaccttctcctccaatccaaggagctgaagctgaagatgattcTCCCCCATTGACAGAAGCGTTCAAATCGTATTCTTCCCCCAACCCAAACGCTCAAGGGTTATCCAGAGATCCCCGCTCGTTAAGCGCGACTAGCTCTATGAGTCTGAGTGCTGCATCAGGCGCCAACGCCAGATTACAACAGAACGCCAGTCCCGAAGACCGACCTGCATCTTCGATCGAAGCTACGGCAAGTGGGAGTGGACTAGAAGCGAACAGCGTAGGCGTGACAAATCAGACTGGTATCAACAAGATAAATTCGAATCCTGAAGAGAATGATGGGACGTCTTCCGCCTCGAATCCTCGGTCGAGGCAAATCAGCGGAACAAGCACGAATGCGGACGATGCGCTGAGTGGGTTAAACgatggagaagcagatctGGATTTGAGCGCGCCGCAAGCGGAAGACGGTGGGTCGGGAGCATATCTCAGAGGAGAGGTGGAGTATAGTTTCCCGAGACACAGATTGAGGAAGACTATGAAAG ACGAAAGCAAGATCCCATTGGTAATTG TGGCGTGTGGATCTTTCTCTCCGCCGACGTACCTCCATTTGAGAATGTTCGAAATGGCCAAAGACGAGATAATAGAATCGCAGACATACGAAATCATGGCAGGCTATTATTCACCAGT GTCCTCATATTATAAGAAATCAGGCTTAGCACCAGCCAATCACCGAGTGAAGATGTGCGAGTTGGGCGTAGAACACACTTCCACctggttgatggtggatccATGGGAAGCTGGTCAGCCGGAATATCAACGGACAGCTATCGTCTTGGATCACTTTGATGAGATGCTTAACGGCGGCAAGAACGGAGAAGGCGGAGTAATAAGGAgcgatgggaagaagaggaggtacAAGATCATGTTGCTGGCGGGTGGGGATTTGATCGAGAGTTTCGGAGAGCCGGGAGTCTGGAGTGAACCTGAT CTGCACATCATTCTGGGTCGATTTGGCTGTCTGATTGTTGAGCGAGCCGGTTCAGACGTATGGGCGTTCTTACTATCTCATGACATATTATATCATCATCG ACGTAATGTGATAGTGATCAAACAGTTGATATATAACGATATATCGTCTACCAAAGTTAGGTTGTTCGTCAGGAGAGGTATGAGTATAAA ATACCTATTACCGAATAGTGTGATACAGTATATATACGATAACAAGCTTTACCGGTTCACCGATGTCAAGGCGACGATAGGATAG